Proteins co-encoded in one Phalacrocorax carbo chromosome 5, bPhaCar2.1, whole genome shotgun sequence genomic window:
- the METTL8 gene encoding tRNA N(3)-methylcytidine methyltransferase METTL8, mitochondrial isoform X1: MGSLNKMNFITRLSALCLRKSKTPKSCNRHQSSRRPAVPLGSRILTDPSKVFEHNMWDHMQWSQEEEENAKEKAAENSLVKVQWEDQDKYEREASKYWNEFYKTHKNNFFKDRNWLFLEFPEILPEKRREELKTEARSSECTKINSADRFSHKNEVFEEGEKYWKKNDGGGSTSVQGHVYNKNEAKSLTDNPQVKNCGEELGGLESFPGSDATYRILEVGCGAGNSVFPILKVLCNTPGTFLYCCDFASGAVELVKSHSSYNSAWCSAFVHDVCDDALPYPFPDEILDVILLVFVLSTIHPDRMQGVVNRLAKLLKPGGMLLFRDYGRYDTAQLRFKKGHCLSENFYVRGDGTRVYFFTKGEVWNMFNLAGLTEVQNLVDRRLQVNRKKKVKMQRVWIQSKFQKPLLLSLNNPEETTER, encoded by the exons ATGGG GTCTCTGAACAAAATGAATTTCATTACAAGACTTTCTGCTTTATGTCTGAGGAAAAGTAAGACACCAAAGTCTTGCAATAGGCACCAAAGTAGTAGACGACCAGCTGTTCCACTTGGATCACGGATTTTAACTGATCCTTCTAAGGTTTTTGAGCATAACATGTG GGACCACATGCAGTGGTCACaagaagaagaggagaatgccaaggaaaaagcagcagagaactCACTGGTGAAAGTCCAATGGGAAGATCAGG aTAAATATGAGAGAGAAGCCAGTAAATATTGGAATGAATTTTACAAAActcataaaaataactttttcaagGATCGCAATTGGCTGTTTCTGGAGTTTCCAGAAATTCTTccagaaaaaaggagagaagagttgaaaacagaagcaagatCTTCAgaatgcacaaaaataaatagtgcCGACAGGTTTTCGCACAAAAACGAAGTGtttgaggaaggggaaaaatattggaagaaaaatgatggAGGTGGTTCTACTTCTGTACAAGGACAtgtatataataaaaatgaagcaaaatctCTTACTGACAATCCTCAGGTTAAAAACTGTGGAGAAGAACTTGGCGGACTGGAATCCTTCCCTGGTAGCGATGCCACTTACAGAATATTAGAG GTTGGTTGtggtgctggaaacagtgtctTTCCTATTTTGAAAGTTCTATG cAATACACCTGGAACCTTTCTGTACTGTTGTGATTTTGCTTCAGGAGCAGTGGAGCTGGTAAAG TCACATTCGTCCTACAATTCAGCCTGGTGTTCTGCCTTTGTTCATGATGTGTGTGATGATGCTTTACCCTATCCTTTTCCAGACGAGATCCTGGATGTCATTCTCCTTGTCTTTGTGCTCTCTACTATTCATCCTGACAG GATGCAAGGGGTTGTAAATAGGTTGGCTAAACTACTGAAACCTGGAGGAATGTTGTTATTTCGAGACTATGGAAGATATGATACAGCTCAACTTCGTTTTAAAAAAG GTCATTGCTTGTCAGAAAATTTTTATGTACGAGGCGATGGAACCAGAGTATATTTCTTTACCAAAG GTGAGGTGTGGAACATGTTCAACTTGGCTGGATTAACTGAAGTACAGAATTTAGTTGATCGGCGACTACAagtaaacaggaagaaaaaagtgaaaatgcagCGAGTTTGGATACAAAGCAAGTTCCAAAAACCATTGCTGCTATCTCTGAATAACCCtgaagaaacaacagaaagatAG
- the METTL8 gene encoding tRNA N(3)-methylcytidine methyltransferase METTL8, mitochondrial isoform X2: MGDHMQWSQEEEENAKEKAAENSLVKVQWEDQDKYEREASKYWNEFYKTHKNNFFKDRNWLFLEFPEILPEKRREELKTEARSSECTKINSADRFSHKNEVFEEGEKYWKKNDGGGSTSVQGHVYNKNEAKSLTDNPQVKNCGEELGGLESFPGSDATYRILEVGCGAGNSVFPILKVLCNTPGTFLYCCDFASGAVELVKSHSSYNSAWCSAFVHDVCDDALPYPFPDEILDVILLVFVLSTIHPDRMQGVVNRLAKLLKPGGMLLFRDYGRYDTAQLRFKKGHCLSENFYVRGDGTRVYFFTKGEVWNMFNLAGLTEVQNLVDRRLQVNRKKKVKMQRVWIQSKFQKPLLLSLNNPEETTER, encoded by the exons ATGGG GGACCACATGCAGTGGTCACaagaagaagaggagaatgccaaggaaaaagcagcagagaactCACTGGTGAAAGTCCAATGGGAAGATCAGG aTAAATATGAGAGAGAAGCCAGTAAATATTGGAATGAATTTTACAAAActcataaaaataactttttcaagGATCGCAATTGGCTGTTTCTGGAGTTTCCAGAAATTCTTccagaaaaaaggagagaagagttgaaaacagaagcaagatCTTCAgaatgcacaaaaataaatagtgcCGACAGGTTTTCGCACAAAAACGAAGTGtttgaggaaggggaaaaatattggaagaaaaatgatggAGGTGGTTCTACTTCTGTACAAGGACAtgtatataataaaaatgaagcaaaatctCTTACTGACAATCCTCAGGTTAAAAACTGTGGAGAAGAACTTGGCGGACTGGAATCCTTCCCTGGTAGCGATGCCACTTACAGAATATTAGAG GTTGGTTGtggtgctggaaacagtgtctTTCCTATTTTGAAAGTTCTATG cAATACACCTGGAACCTTTCTGTACTGTTGTGATTTTGCTTCAGGAGCAGTGGAGCTGGTAAAG TCACATTCGTCCTACAATTCAGCCTGGTGTTCTGCCTTTGTTCATGATGTGTGTGATGATGCTTTACCCTATCCTTTTCCAGACGAGATCCTGGATGTCATTCTCCTTGTCTTTGTGCTCTCTACTATTCATCCTGACAG GATGCAAGGGGTTGTAAATAGGTTGGCTAAACTACTGAAACCTGGAGGAATGTTGTTATTTCGAGACTATGGAAGATATGATACAGCTCAACTTCGTTTTAAAAAAG GTCATTGCTTGTCAGAAAATTTTTATGTACGAGGCGATGGAACCAGAGTATATTTCTTTACCAAAG GTGAGGTGTGGAACATGTTCAACTTGGCTGGATTAACTGAAGTACAGAATTTAGTTGATCGGCGACTACAagtaaacaggaagaaaaaagtgaaaatgcagCGAGTTTGGATACAAAGCAAGTTCCAAAAACCATTGCTGCTATCTCTGAATAACCCtgaagaaacaacagaaagatAG